From one Streptomyces sp. NBC_01478 genomic stretch:
- a CDS encoding MFS transporter, whose translation MSSSTTDTTNVAADGGGGPVPYPQRWAAAFVMILAALLDMIDGSIVNTALPSIGKGLKATPADLQWTVSAYMLGFAATLIIAGHLGDRYGRKRLFLLGVTAFALTSLASALATSAGVLVASRGLQGVAAAVIMPQILASFRTMFDGEERGKAFALYGAIAGISTAVGVLLGGVLTDWDLFGWGWRTIFVINLPLAALVLVLGVKWIPASKDHAFSGRIDVLGNVVLAAGLVAIVLPLVQGRSNNWPLWGWTCLAAGVLAIVALTVSEKKRGLEHPLLPTDLFKKPAFSAGLLIQLLFYGGMSGFFLVFTVWLQSGQGYTPTGAGLLMVAFSAGSILAAPAVDPLVARFGRGVLILGALVMAGGLFWVRHQAQNSAQLHTGAWPLVPGLFLAGVGLIFLIIPLVNTILSTVPGELAGGASGILSTAQQFGGALGVAVIGNAFFSHADKGLTDAIVHAGPWAIGAYLLCAVLCLTLPRKAVGNQAEPAL comes from the coding sequence ATGTCGTCCAGCACGACCGACACGACGAACGTAGCCGCTGACGGCGGCGGCGGGCCGGTGCCCTATCCCCAACGGTGGGCGGCGGCGTTCGTGATGATCCTCGCGGCGCTGCTGGACATGATCGACGGATCGATCGTGAACACCGCGCTGCCCTCCATCGGCAAGGGCCTCAAGGCCACCCCCGCCGACCTCCAGTGGACGGTGTCGGCGTACATGCTCGGCTTCGCCGCCACGCTGATCATCGCCGGGCACCTCGGCGACCGCTACGGCCGCAAGCGACTGTTCCTGCTCGGCGTCACCGCGTTCGCGCTGACGAGCCTGGCCAGCGCGCTGGCGACCTCGGCCGGGGTGCTCGTCGCCTCGCGCGGCCTCCAGGGGGTGGCCGCGGCCGTGATCATGCCGCAGATCCTCGCCTCGTTCCGCACGATGTTCGACGGCGAGGAACGCGGCAAGGCGTTCGCCCTGTACGGCGCGATCGCCGGCATCTCGACGGCCGTGGGCGTGCTGCTCGGCGGCGTACTGACCGACTGGGACCTGTTCGGCTGGGGCTGGCGCACCATCTTCGTCATCAACCTCCCGCTGGCCGCCCTCGTCCTGGTCCTGGGCGTGAAGTGGATCCCGGCCTCGAAGGACCACGCCTTCAGCGGCCGTATCGACGTCCTCGGCAATGTCGTCCTCGCCGCGGGCCTGGTCGCGATCGTGCTGCCGCTGGTCCAGGGCCGCTCCAACAACTGGCCGCTGTGGGGCTGGACATGCCTGGCCGCGGGCGTCCTCGCGATCGTCGCCCTGACGGTCTCGGAGAAGAAGCGAGGCCTCGAACACCCCCTCCTCCCCACGGACCTGTTCAAGAAACCCGCCTTCAGCGCCGGCCTGCTGATCCAACTCCTCTTCTACGGCGGCATGTCCGGCTTCTTCCTGGTCTTCACCGTCTGGCTGCAGTCCGGCCAGGGCTACACCCCGACCGGTGCCGGTCTGCTGATGGTCGCCTTCAGCGCGGGTTCGATCCTGGCCGCCCCCGCGGTCGACCCGCTGGTCGCCAGGTTCGGCCGCGGGGTGCTGATCCTGGGCGCGCTGGTGATGGCGGGCGGCCTGTTCTGGGTCCGGCACCAGGCCCAGAACTCGGCCCAACTGCACACCGGCGCCTGGCCGTTGGTCCCGGGCCTGTTCCTTGCGGGTGTCGGCCTGATCTTCCTGATCATCCCGCTGGTGAACACGATCCTGAGCACCGTGCCGGGCGAGTTGGCGGGCGGCGCTTCCGGAATCCTGTCCACGGCCCAGCAGTTCGGCGGGGCGCTCGGGGTCGCGGTCATCGGCAACGCGTTCTTCTCCCACGCGGACAAGGGGCTCACCGACGCGATCGTCCACGCGGGTCCCTGGGCCATCGGCGCGTATCTGCTGTGCGCGGTGCTGTGCCTGACCCTGCCCCGCAAGGCGGTCGGCAACCAGGCCGAGCCCGCCCTCTGA
- a CDS encoding ABC transporter permease, producing MTTATFPARTGTGTGAARQLAGTGALLRFNLRRDRVVVPTWVAVTALLVLSLPGSLRSVYSTPAERADLARQMLANSSLRATYGPVFSDSLGGLTAWRIGGYAAILAGIMSLIVVVRHTRDEEESGRQELVSSAMVGRRAPLTAALLTAFVANSALALLITAGLAGQGSAGALALGLGIGGVGMVFATLAAIVAQFTDSGRLAKGLTGGLVGTAFVLRAAGDATTNDASSPLTWLSPIGWLENLRPFASERWWVLALFAAAALVQGLAAYELAGRRDVGMSFLPARPGPAHGRLGTAAALAWRLQRGAVLGWSLGFFAAGVAFGGITKGAADLVGDNTKTREIIERMGGQSGIENAFLATMVGLFGMLAALYAVSSVLRLHSEETGGRAEPILANAVGRLRWAAGHLAIAFGGALLIMLLSGLGLTLGYGAAPGPILAATLVQLPAIWTLAALTVLLHGLSARLAPLSWAAAGLTLLLGWIGPALNLPQAVLDLSPFGHVPKLPGGDMTWGPVVVLTGIAVVLTGVGLAGLRRRDLST from the coding sequence ATGACGACCGCCACGTTCCCCGCACGCACCGGCACCGGTACCGGCGCCGCGCGCCAACTGGCGGGCACCGGCGCCCTCTTGCGCTTCAACCTGCGCCGCGACCGGGTGGTGGTCCCGACCTGGGTGGCGGTGACGGCCCTGCTGGTGCTGTCCCTCCCCGGCTCGCTGCGCAGCGTCTACTCCACGCCCGCCGAACGCGCCGACCTCGCCCGCCAGATGCTCGCCAACAGCTCGCTGCGCGCCACCTACGGCCCGGTGTTCAGCGACTCCCTCGGCGGCCTCACCGCATGGCGCATCGGCGGCTACGCGGCGATCCTCGCCGGGATCATGAGCCTGATCGTCGTCGTACGGCATACGCGTGACGAGGAGGAGAGCGGCCGGCAGGAACTCGTCTCGTCGGCGATGGTGGGCCGCCGCGCCCCACTGACGGCGGCGCTGCTGACGGCGTTCGTCGCCAACTCCGCGCTGGCGCTGCTGATCACGGCCGGGTTGGCAGGGCAGGGGTCGGCGGGAGCCCTGGCGCTCGGCCTCGGCATCGGCGGCGTGGGCATGGTGTTCGCGACGCTGGCGGCGATCGTCGCGCAGTTCACGGACAGCGGGAGACTGGCGAAGGGCCTGACCGGCGGCCTGGTGGGAACGGCGTTCGTCCTGCGAGCGGCAGGCGACGCGACGACCAACGACGCTTCCTCCCCACTGACTTGGCTCTCCCCCATCGGCTGGCTGGAGAACCTGCGCCCGTTCGCGTCCGAACGCTGGTGGGTCCTGGCCCTGTTCGCGGCGGCGGCTCTCGTACAGGGCCTGGCCGCCTACGAGTTGGCGGGCCGCCGGGACGTCGGCATGAGCTTCCTGCCGGCCCGCCCCGGCCCGGCCCACGGCCGCCTCGGCACGGCGGCCGCCCTGGCCTGGCGACTGCAACGGGGGGCCGTCCTGGGCTGGAGCCTGGGCTTCTTCGCGGCGGGGGTCGCCTTCGGCGGCATCACGAAGGGCGCGGCGGACCTCGTCGGAGACAACACCAAGACCCGCGAGATCATCGAGCGGATGGGCGGCCAGTCGGGCATCGAGAACGCGTTCCTGGCCACGATGGTCGGCCTGTTCGGCATGCTGGCCGCCCTGTACGCGGTCTCCTCGGTCCTACGACTGCACAGCGAGGAGACCGGCGGGCGCGCCGAACCGATCCTGGCGAACGCGGTGGGCCGCCTGCGCTGGGCGGCCGGCCATCTGGCGATCGCCTTCGGGGGCGCGCTCCTGATCATGCTCCTGAGCGGCCTGGGCCTGACCCTCGGCTACGGCGCCGCCCCGGGCCCGATCCTGGCGGCCACCCTGGTCCAACTCCCGGCGATCTGGACCCTGGCCGCCCTGACGGTCCTGCTCCACGGCCTCTCCGCACGCCTGGCCCCCCTCTCCTGGGCAGCGGCCGGCCTGACCCTCCTCCTCGGCTGGATCGGCCCCGCGCTGAACCTCCCCCAGGCGGTCCTGGACCTCTCCCCCTTCGGCCACGTGCCGAAGCTCCCTGGGGGCGACATGACGTGGGGACCGGTGGTGGTCCTCACGGGGATCGCGGTGGTGTTGACGGGGGTCGGGCTGGCGGGGTTGAGGAGACGGGACCTGAGTACGTGA